The following proteins are co-located in the Halarcobacter sp. genome:
- the hisJ gene encoding histidinol-phosphatase HisJ: MRVDLHNHTPLCNHANGTMEEFVKKAIDLNIDVFGFSDHAPMPFDPKYRMDISQKDEYENNIDLLKEKYKNKIEILKAYEVDFMQNSSLMLDEVLNSKVDYLIGSVHFIQESNNNLWGFDNPEFIGKYKEKNIDEIWIDYFEAIKQLAKSKHFDIVGHLDLIKVFKYLPNKDIKVLAKDALIEIKKSEMVIEINAAGFRKPICEAYPSKELLELAFELDIPITFSSDAHEIEQIGFMYDKVTEIARKIGYNYCAIFKERDRKLVKF, from the coding sequence ATGAGAGTAGATTTACACAATCACACACCTTTGTGCAATCATGCGAATGGAACCATGGAAGAGTTTGTGAAAAAGGCAATTGACTTAAATATTGATGTATTTGGTTTTTCAGATCATGCACCAATGCCCTTTGATCCAAAATATAGAATGGATATTAGTCAAAAAGATGAATATGAAAACAACATAGATCTTTTAAAAGAAAAATATAAAAATAAAATTGAAATTTTAAAAGCTTATGAAGTTGATTTTATGCAAAATAGTTCTCTAATGCTTGATGAGGTATTAAATTCTAAAGTTGATTATCTAATAGGTTCTGTACATTTTATTCAAGAATCAAACAATAATCTATGGGGGTTTGATAATCCTGAATTTATAGGAAAATATAAAGAAAAAAATATTGATGAAATTTGGATTGATTATTTTGAAGCTATAAAACAACTAGCAAAAAGTAAACATTTTGATATAGTAGGACATTTAGATTTGATTAAAGTGTTCAAATATTTACCTAATAAAGATATTAAAGTTTTGGCAAAAGATGCACTAATTGAAATAAAAAAATCAGAAATGGTTATAGAGATAAATGCAGCAGGTTTTAGAAAGCCTATTTGTGAAGCTTATCCATCTAAAGAATTATTAGAATTAGCATTTGAACTTGATATTCCTATTACATTCTCTTCTGACGCACATGAAATTGAGCAAATTGGATTTATGTATGATAAAGTTACAGAAATTGCAAGGAAAATTGGATATAATTATTGCGCAATATTTAAAGAAAGAGATAGGAAACTAGTTAAATTTTAA